The genomic stretch TCTTTATCGCCAAGCAAGAAACCAAATTTACAGGTTTCATTTATCTTATAACTGTGTATGAGTCCATTGCAGCTCTAACATTTCTTCTAATATTAGGACAATATGATAGCCTTAGTTACTTAAGTGTTTTAAGTCTAATGGCAGTTACCTTAGCCATATATATCCTACCTAATAAAATGAAGTTTTGTCAGCTTATCTCAATCGCTATGAGCCTACTGTTTTTTCTTTACCCTGGGCAAAAAATTGAAGGTCTCGTTGAATATGATTTGTATAAGCTTATGGCATATCAGAGTATTTTGTTGACTTACTGCAATATAAATTCCAGTCTTACCAACTCCTATAAAAGAAAACAATTTACGGGAAGTAAAGAGCTACTAGCCTTATCTGTAACGGATCCCTTAACAGGTATTTATAACAGGACGAAGTTTGATGAAGAAGTCGATCGGTGGATGAATTTCTCTCATAGATAGGGCAACCCTCTTTCTTTAGCTATCCTTGATATAGATGATTTTAAAAAGGTAAATGATAGCTATGGACATCTGGTGGGGGATAGCGTTATTAAAAAGATTGTCACCATAATCAAAAGGTCATTACGCAATACAGATGTATTTGCTAGATGGGGAGGAGAGGAGTTCGTGATTCTACTTCCGAATACAGAAGTGCGGCACGCAGGAGAAATGGCTGAACGAATGCGACTATGTATACTAAATGATCTGATTGAAACGGACATGATTATCAGCTGTAGTTTTGGTATAGCAATACTAAATGAGGGAGACACGGCACAATCACTACTGAATAGGGCAGATGGTCTGCTTTTACAAGCAAAAGCCAGTGGGAAGAATAGAGTTGTGATTCAATAAGTAAGGTGGGAAGTTTAACATGGAGATTGAGGTATAGAGAACGTAGTATTATTTATTAAGTAATTTTAGAATAGGAATAAGGTCATCATAAGAAATTAATAAGAATTTCATAAGGGAAAGTTCAAACATCACCTGTCTGATTTCGGTAAGATGAGATTGCCGAATCGGACAGGCTTTTTTATTCCGGAAAGGGGTCCAACATGAAAAGAAAAAGGGTTACACAGTTGTTTCCATTTTTAATACCGGTCCGCAAGACACAAAGAAAATTATTCTTTTATATCAAGATGTACTTTGATCGAAACCACTATGCAAAAGCAAAATCTCCAGAGTTTTTACCTTATAGCATCTATGAAACCAAGTCGAAACTTCTTAATGAAAACACAGGCTTCGATATGAAATACCAAGAAAACAAGGTGTTTAATCTGCGTCTTGCCGCGGAGCCCGTCAATGGTCTGATAATCCGCCCTGGTGAAACATTTTCATTTTGGCAGGTTGTGAGATATGCCGAGAGAAATGAGCGGTATAAGTATGGTTTGTGCGTAGTCAATGATGAATTGATCACGGTGCCGGGAGGCGGTTTGTGTCATCTCAGCAATTTGCTGTTCTGGGTGTTTCTGCATGTTCCCCTCACTATTGTCGAACGGCATCCTCATGGGATTAAGGATTTTCCTTCTCCTGATGAGGATGAACCGGATAGTGTGGACGCGACGATTAACGAAGGGTGGTTGGATTTGAAAGTAAGAAACAATACCAGTCTTACCTTCCAGATTGAAATATCCTTCGATGAGTCTTTCATTTATGGCCGTATTTTTGTGGATCAAGCCGAAGGGTATAGTTACGAAGTCATTAACCGAGATAAGAGTTTTTTTAAAAAGGGTGGAAAGACCTTTGAGCGGGTTTCTGTTTGCAGGCAGGTGATAGACAACAAATCCCAACAGGTTATTTCCGAAAACCTGCTTTATACGGATATATTTGAAATCGGATATGCGCTTCCAGAAGGAACTGTTATAGAAGGTGAAGAGGATGGATACGATGATTAATTCCTCAAACATGAAAGGAGAAAGCAGTATGAATCGATTGAAAATCGCCATTATCTTCGGAGGTTGTTCTGAAGAACATTCCGTTTCCGTTAAATCTGCCCAAGAGGTCGCTAAAAACCTTGATCTCGAAAAGTATGAGCCCTACTATATCGGAATTACGCAAAATGGTGTCTGGAAGCTTTGTCACTTCCCTGAAGCAAATTGGGAAAATAGTTGTTGTCTTCCGGCTATGCTGGCACCGGACAGTGGGGTACACGGCTTGATTGTTTTGGAGCAGGGAAAATACAAGATGATACCTTTGGATATGGTGTTTCCTGTTCTGCATGGCAAATTTGGCGAGGATGGTGCCATACAAGGTTTGTTGGAGCTTTCCTGCATCCCATATGTAGGCTGCGATATCCAAAGTTCTGCTCTGTCTATGGACAAATCCCTTGCTTATATCGTCGCCGGAAACGCGAGAATTGCGACCCCGAATTTCTGGACGTTTACGGAGAACGAGGATATGGACCCCGACCGGTTTATTTACCCCGTTTTTGTTAAGCCGGCCCGTTCGGGGTCATCTTTTGGGGTTACTAAGGTATGCCGAGAAGAAGAATTGCTAAGTGCGGTGGAAATCGCCAGACAGTATGATTCGAAGGTGCTGATTGAAGAGGCTGTCGTCGGTAGTGAGGTAGGATGTGCGATATTTGGGGACGATCCGGATTTGACTGCAGGAGAAGTAGATCAAATTTCACTATCGCATGGTTTTTTTAGAATCCATCAGGAGAGTGAGCCTGAAAACGGTTCCGAAAACTCAACAATCATCGTTCCCGCTGATATTTCGACGGAGATGCGCTTGCATATCCAGGAGACGGCTAAAGCCATCTATCGTGCTTTGGGATGCAGGGGACTGGCGCGAGTGGATATGTTTCTGAAGGAAGATGGGGAAGTAATTCTAAACGAGGTAAATACGTTGCCTGGAATGACCTCGTACAGCCGTTTTCCGAGAATGATGGCAGCCGCAGGGCTAACTTTTGCCGAAGTGATCGACCGAATCGTTGCATTAACCTTGGAAGGGAAAAGACGATGAACAATGGTTTTGCCTATGTCGACGAGTTTGTATCCGGAATACGTTGGGATGCAAAATACGCCACTTGGGATAACTTCACCGGCAAGCCGGTGGACGGGTATGAAGCTAACCGAATTGTCGGTACGAGAGCATTGTGCGCGGCCCTGAAAATAGCACGGAAAAACGCCGCATCCTTGGGCTTTGGCCTGCTCCTTTGGGATGGTTATCGCCCGCAATGTGCCGTAGATAGTTTTCTGCGCTGGTCAAAACAGCCGGAAGATGGCCGGATGAAGCGAAAACACTATCCCAATATTCACAGAGCCGAGATAGTTGAAAAAGGATATGTGGCCGCCAAGTCGGGACATAGTCGGGGTAGCACAATAGATTTGACGCTTTATCACTTAGCTGACGGTTCACTTGTGCCAATGGGCGGTGACTTTGATTTGATGGATTCTGTCTCACATCATGGAGCAAAAGGAGTTACGGAAGTCGAAACGAGAAACCGTCAATTCCTGTGTTCGATCATGGAGACAGGTGGTTTTGTTCCCTACGATTGCGAGTGGTGGCATTACACCCTGAAACACGAACCTTATCCCAACACATATTTTGACTTTCCCATCACCTAGTTGTTTCTTCTCTTTGCCATTTTAATCAAGTTATTTCTTTGTTATAATAAGGAAAATGATAACAATTCTGTAATGATAGAATGGATGGAGAAATCGGGGATAATATCATGGAAAATAAGTTAGTGAATTTAAAAACTACCATTATGCTGGGCTCCTTTGCTTTCGGTATAATGTCTTTTCTTTTGCCTATCTATGCTAAAAGTATCGGTAGTGATGCAATTAGTATCGGAGGTTTGTTTTCAATATTTAGTCTCGTGACCTTATTATTAAGGCCTATAATTGGGAAAGCAATAGACCGTTATGGGGGGAAAAATTTCTTAGTTTTAGCGTTTGTATTTTATGCAATTTCAATGGTGCTTTTTTCTTACTCTAATAGTATTTTTCTTCTATATATTAGTAGGTTAATTCAAGCAATAGGGTCATCGCTCATGTGGATTCCTGCTTACACTATAGCTATGGATATGGCTGATAATAAAAAAAGGGGGAATGCTATCGGTCAGGTAGATGGAGCTAGTGCCAAAGGAGCATTGTATGGAGCTATTATAGGATTTGTTTTTTTGACTTATCTTGGCTTTGTTAGCGGGTGGAGCACCATATTTAAAGTGTATGCTGTTTTGGCAATAGTGGCAGGGTATATCGCATTTAAGCATCTACCAGAAACAAAAATAGTTAAGCAGGAAGATATTTCACTAACGATTAATAAATTCAATTCTAACTTTTACAAGCTACTAAGCATAGTCTTTTTCAGCTCAATTTCAATATCAATGTTAACCCCTCTCTTGATGATTTATCTCCAGGATAAGTTTACAACTGATATTCAAACATTAGCATTTGCATTTATTCCGGCAGCTCTCGTATATTCGTTTTTACCGTCTAAATTGGGCGCAATCAGTGATAAATTTGGCAGAATAACGCCTATGGCTATAGGGTTAATAGGTTCAGGTATAGTTTCTTTAGGCTTTACACATTTTTCTAGTCTTAAAATATTAATTGTACTATGGGTTTTGGAGGCCATAGGGATAACTATGGCTTCTCCAGCGCAAGAAGCATTAGTCGCAGATATTGTAGGCGAAAATATTCGGGGTTCTGCGTATGGTTGGTATTTATTTATAGCAAGTTTAGGTGCATCGGTTGGCCCTCTGCTTGGCGGTTTCTTATATGATTATTTTGGACATTCTATTCCGTTCTATTTAAATGGTATTATTTTATTACTTGATGCTTTCTTGGTAATAGTGTTATTCAAAAACTTAAAACGTCCAGCGAAAAACTAACGAATGGCGGCCCAAAGGCCGCCATTAAATTGTGGGAGGGGATATGAAGATGGATTATTAGTCCTTATCGAGCAAAGTAAAGAAGAGCAAAATTCTTGATAAAGCGGACATCCTCCGGATCCTTGCTCATCAATATCTGTACGAGTTCCTTCAATTCACCGTCAATTTCATTATTATCAGAGAGCATGAGTGCGCCTGTCAAACCCAAAACTTCGGAAATCTTAGCAATCATCTGCACAGAGGGAGTCTTTAAGCCGTTTTCCAATTGGCTGATATAACCGACACTGACCAATATCTCTTCGGCAAGTTTTTCCTGTGTATATCCTCTTAAAAGTCGATATCTTTTTAAATTATTGCCTATTTCCCGCGCTATCTGCTCCATTGCATAATCTCCTTTTGACAATTTTGCAAGTTCGTTTTTTAGAAACAACACTTCCAGGATCAAGCTATCAGGTATTAAGGAAATTATGGTTAATTAATTTTAGTATAAACTACTAGCTTTAGTTTGTTAAGTAAAATCTTACTTGTAGCTTATGTCGGATTTGAAAAATATGGTGTATATTGATTAATAATGATGAGAGAACTCGAATATTCGGAAATCCTACGGTATTTACTCAACGGTCATTCTGTAGGGAATGATTGGTATCGTTATTATTTAATAAGGAGTAGAGATATGGCTGGCAATAAACTTCCTGAAAATAGTAATGACGACCAAAATCTATTTTTTATCTTTAATAGAGATAGCTTCATATTGATTGTCAACATTATTTCCATCGGATTAATGTTTGGTAGTGTTCTCAATCTTGTAGGGTATTTCTTTTGGGAAGATACTTTAGCAAGCGTTCTGATTTTAAGTGGCATCCTATTATTACTAGGGTGTTTTTTGCAGATGCTAATCCGGTTTAAGGTAAGAGATAAGATAACAGGAACTTCTTTGATCGTAATCAGTACCCTAATTATTCCGCTTTTTTCCTTAAAGTACATAGAAATAGGAAGTTTAACAGTATGGGCAATTCCCTTTATCCTGATTATTATTTCTCTTGTTTTCGTAACCCCTACTATGCTTTTTTGGGTAGGTCTATCAGCACTTTTGACCCAAATAGTTGTATGGATATTTGCGCCCTCTGCTCCGGTTGTGCTCGTTGACGATTCTGATTACATACTCAGGATAGGTTTTTTGATGATTGCGCTAGTTGCTGCATATTACATCAACAGGCTATTTGTCAAAAAGCTTAGGGAAAATGCCTATTATACCAAAAGAATACAAGAGCTGGCTTATCATGATTATTTAACTGATTTGCCAAATCGGCTCTTATTTAATGATCGTCTTTACCAAGCAATCCTATCTGCCAAGCGTACGGAACAGAATTTAGCCGTAATATTTTTGGATTTAGATGATTTCAAAAGGGTTAATGACGCGATGGGACATGAACAGGGAGATGTACTCTTAAAGGAAGTTGCCAGGAGATTGACTGAGACACTAAGAGAGGAAGATACAGTTTCCCGCTACGGTGGGGATGAGTTCCTTGTTTTAGCACAGAATATTTCGACTGAAGCAATAGAAGAGCTCCCCCGAAGAATAATCGAAAGCATGGAACGACCCTTCAACCTAGAGGAGCATAGTGTTTTTATTACTGCAAGTCTTGGGGTTTCCGTTTATCCGATACACGGGGAAACAGTCAATCAGTTAATAAAAAGCGCGGATCTGGCCATGTACCAAGCAAAGGAGAAGGGCAAAAATCAATATGTACTTTGTTCTCCAGAATAGCGGTATAGGTTATTTTGCATCCCCTAAAATTCTTTCTTTTTCGCGATAGACATGTTGTATAATAGTATAGAAAGAGGATTAGGGAGGAAAAGGAAGTTGGAAAAGGATAAAGTGATGCCCGGAGCAGATCGGGGAAACAACTATAGAGTATATAGAACTGATGATTTAATCGTTTATTGGGATGCTCGTCAGTGTTCACACGCCGGTAAGTGCTGGAAGAATCTTCCCCAAGTCTTTAGACCGAAGGAAAGGCCTTGGGTCAGTTTGACATCGGCAACTCCGGAAGAAGTTATTGCTACTGTAGATAAGTGTCCTACAGATGCCCTAAAATATGAATTGCCGGAAGGGTCCAAAGTAAATCCTGAGATTGCTCAAGGAATGGGCTCTATTGCTTATAAAAAAGATGAAACAACCTCGATTAAAATTAAAGCGACACACAGCGGGCCGCTGCGTGTAGAAGGTTCGGTACAGGTCTTTGACGCAGATGGAGAGTTCATAAAGCAATCTCACCGTATTATCTTATGCGGTTGCGGAAGGAGCGGCAATCGCCCCTTCTGTGACGGAAGCCACGCCAGTCAGCCGTAATCGAGAAAATGTTAAAAAAATAAACCATGGTAAGGGCAGAAACCCTTCCCATGGTTTATTTGCTTTTTACGCTTGCTCGTTATTTCTACACCAGTCATTATTTTTAAGATTACAAATTAGGTGAAAACTTCATAATAAGATGAGTGTGGTAGCATAATAAGATGAGTGTGGTATTAAATAAAAGGATAGGTTACCATTTGCCAGTATTTCTTCTATCAATTAAATGAGATAACCACTGATCGCGAGTATACCTATTTGACCAGAGAAACTCAAAGTGATAAACTAGTCGAGTAACAACTTTATGGGACTATCGAAGTTGTTACATTAGAGTTTCCTAGGGGGGATAGATTCATATGATTAAATTCGAAAACGTGAGTAAGAAGTACGTAGATGGCACAGAAGCCGTAAAGTCGCTTAGTTTTGAGATAAATGATGGTGAATTGCTGGTACTAATCGGTCCCAGTGGGTGCGGCAAGACAACAACAATGAAAATGATTAACCGCCTAATTTCGCATACGGAAGGCAGAATTACCATCGACGGTAAGGACATCGATACTATTGACCCGGTCCCTCTACGTCGTAATATCGGCTATGTTATTCAACAAGCAGGCTTATTTCCTCACTATACCATCGAAGATAATATAGCGCTAATACCGAAGCTTAAAAAATGGAATGAGTCTGATATCAAAGAACGTGTCGATTATTTAATGGAAGTAGTCGGGTTGGATCCCGCTGTATTTGCCAAACGGTATCCAAGGGAGCTTTCCGGTGGGCAACAGCAGCGGGTAGGGGTTGCCCGGGCCTTGGCAGCTAATCCAGACATTATTTTAATGGATGAGCCTTTTGGAGCGCTGGATCCCATTACCCGGGAACAGTTACAGGATGAATTAGTGCGTATTCAGTCGGAAATGCATAAAACCATTGTTTTCGTTACTCATGACATGGATGAAGCTCTCAAACTCGGTGACAGAATTGCAGTTATGAGGGATGGCGAGCTGTTGCAACTGGATACTCCTGACCAATTGCTGAATAATCCTTCCCATGGTTTTGTGGAAGAGTTTATTGGAAAACAACGGATTTATCAAAATCCAGACTATATTTCTGTTACAGATATTATGCGGGAAAATCCAGCCATAGTCCTACCATCCAGGACACCTACCGTTGCTATTACCTTTATGCGTCAGCGTAAAACCGACACCTTGATTGTTTGCGACGAAAAAGGCAAATTATTGGGGATCATACCTAGTTATGATTTACATGCTAAGAAGGAAAGTATCCGTACTTTAGCGGAAATCGTACGGCCTATAGAAACGATTCTCGAGAGTACAGCCACAGCCAAGGATGCCTTGCAAATGATAAACAAGGCGACCTATGGGGTTATTCCAGTTGTCAATGAGATGCGAAAAGTTATCGGTGTTGTTACCCGTGGCTCGCTGTTAGGCGTTTTTGCCAATCAGTGGTCCGGCGAAGGAGGGGATTCGGATGAGAAATGAGTCGTTATGGACACAAATTATTATTCAACTGGAAATGCGTTGGCCGGATTTAATACAATCATTGGTTCAGCATATTCAGCTGGTCCTCTTTTCCATGCTGATCGCTATCGCCATCGGCATCCCACTCGGAATTTTGATTACCCGTGTCAAATCCTTGGAAGGACCTGTACTGGGAGGAGCGGGAATCTTACAGACCATTCCTAGTCTTGCCTTGCTGGGTTTTATGATTCCATTGTTTGGCATCGGCATTAAAACCGCGGTGGCGGCTTTGTTCCTCTATTCATTGTTACCCATTATCCGCAATACCTATACAGGTATCAAGGATGTAGATAAACCAACCATCGAGGCGGCTAAAGGGATGGGGATGACAGATTTCCAGATTCTCTTCAAAGTTCAATTGCCCCTTGCCCTAAGTGTCATGATGGCGGGAATCCGGACTGCCACAGTTATTAACGTCGGTACCGCTACCCTAGCGGCTTTTATTGGCGCCGGCGGTCTGGGTGATTTCATATTCCTTGGCATCTCAAGAAACTTAGATGCTCTGGTGTTAATTGGAGCTTTTCCGGCCGCGCTACTGGCACTGCTGCTTGATTGGTTGCTGGGTAAGCTGGAAAAAGCAACAACACCCAGAGGATTAAAGGTTTAATAAATATAGAGAAGGAGTTTATCATGAAAAAGAAAATTCTAATACTGGGTTTGGTAGCTGCGTTGACACTTGCATTATTTGGCTGTGCCAAGGATGAAGCTAAGAGCGGTGGAACTATCGCAGTTGGCTCGAAAAACTTTACTGAGAACATCATCATCGCCCATATGATGGCCGATCTTGTTGAAGCCCATACGGATCTTAAAGTTGATAAAAAAGTTAACCTCGGTGGTTCTAATGTTGCATGGACTGCACTAGAGAGCAATGACATCCAGATGTACCCTGATTATACCGGAACCATCGTGGCGAACTATTATCAGGAAGAGACAGGAAAAAGCGAGGAAACCCTTGCTAAGACTAAAGAATTAACTGCCGGAGATAAACTTAAAGCATTAGAACCTATTGGTTTCAACAACACCTATACCCTTGCAGTGACACAAGAAACAGCTGCGAAATATAATCTGAACACATACAGTGATTTGGCTAAAGTAGCTAACGACTTAATTATGGGCTGCGAATTTGAATTTATTGATCGCCCGGATGGATATCCGGGGCTTCAAAAAGTTTACAATTTGAACTTTAAGGAAGTTAAAGGTATGGACCACGGGATCATGTTCCGCGCTTTGAATGAAGATGAGGTTGATGTGATTGATGCCTATACCACCGATGGGCAGATTAAAGTATTCGATTTGAAAGTACTTCAGGATGATAAAGAATTCTTCCCGCCCTACGATATTTTGCCTTTGGTTCGTCAGGACACTCTAGACAAATATCCTGAAATCGAAGGAATTCTTAATAAGCTGGCAGGTAAAATTGATGAGAAGACTATGCAGGAATTAAATGCTCTGGTAGATGATCAGGGAATGAAAGAGGAAGTTGTCGCCCATGACTTTCTGGTAAAGGCAGGTCTAATCGAGAAATAATATTCTTTCAGTTAAGAGGACCCAGCAACTTATCGTTAAGATAAGTTGCTGGGTCCTCTATTAATGGTCAAACATCAAGGATTCGATGTGACTTTCTTTTCGGCTTTCTTTTTCTGCTTTGCAATATTCTTCGGACTTTTATCTCCCATTTTAAATACCTCCAAGGCGTTATTACCCCTAGTATACCATTCGGATGGAAAAATTATACAGTATTTGATCCTTGAACAATGCAAGACTTTGGAACAATCAGCACATGGATAGACAATATCGAGCAATGATCGAGGTGATTCTGGGAGTAGGGAGGATAATTTCGGGAAAGAATATTGATATATGCCAAGGAAATGAGGACATATATCATGGACTTAAGTATAGTCATTGTAAACTGGAACTCTGCTGAGCTGTTGTTGAAATGTTTGATTTCGATGGAAAAGTGGCTTGATGATTTAACCTATGAAGTATTTGTTGTAGATAATTGTTCCAATGAAACTGATATTGCCATGCTAAGGAATGAAATACAACCCCGGTTTCCTAGGGTTAATATTTCTTATAATACGACGAATATAGGGTTCGGACGGGCTAATAACCAGATTCTACATTGCTGCTCAGGAAAATACACCTTATTTTTGAATCCGGATACTTGCTTTATCAGCACCGGGATGAGGGAACTGCTGACGACCTTTGAGGAAGATGGCATAGGCTTGGTGAGTTGTAAGCTGTTAAAGGGTGATCATACAGTACAATTATCTTGTTTTCATTTCCCGCACTTGTGGAGGATCGTAGCAAACTCGTTGTTGTTAAGTAAGCTTTTACCGGTCACTCGACGAAGAATGTTTAGCTATGGTATCGCAGACCAAACCAAGTCGCTGCGCCCGGACTGGGTACTTGGTGCATTTATGGTGCTACCCACAACAGTCATTCGAAGAGTGGGCGGGTTTGACCCCGCTATCTTTATGTATGGGGAAGATATGGAGCTTTGTTACCAAGTGAGAAAAATTGGACTGGAAGTATGCTATGTCCCAGATTTTGCGGTTATCCATTATGGCGGTTGTTCTTGGCGTAAAGCGTGGTCAGAGGCTAGAAAAGAGGCTAAGGTACATAAAGCTATTCTCTATTTTTACCATAAACATCGGAGTAGAGGACTAGGGGCAGCTGTTCGAGTAGTTTTTGCTCTGGGTGCACTTATCAGGATCATCATCTATGCGTTTAGGTCTATTATACCCAGGGATTTGAAGCAAAGTTCGAAGGAAATAAAAACCCAGTGGTTAATCCTATTAGCCCAGTTTAGAAGTGAATTTTGAAGTTGATTGATGAGTAGCCTTAAAGATAGGCTACTTTTTTTGTGTAATTTTCCGTGTACTAGGTATAGGGTCAAGGGCATAAAATTTAACCATATTAGAATTTCTAGGATGGTCCTAGCTATTGTTAGATTAGATAGCTAAGGAGGATATGCTGTGAAGGTCATTGTGTGTGGTGCAGGTGGTATGTTGGCAACCGATGTTAGTGCAATTTTTAGTCAAAGGGGACATCAAGTAACCAATTTAAGGAGCGAGGATTTAGATATAACCAAGCTCGAAGCAGTCAGGGCCAAGCTTAAGGCGCTACAACCTGACTTGGTATTCAATGCAGCAGCCTATACCAATGTGGATGAGTGTGAGAGTAAACCTGATCTTGCTTATCAGGTGAATTGCCTTGGCATTCGTAACTTAGCGATTATTGCTAATGAGTTAAACGCTGCTCTGGTCCATATCAGCACTGACTATGTGTTCGGTGGTCAGGGCAACAAGCCCTATCGGGAATATGATCCGGTTAATCCGCGAAGTGTTTATGGTAAATCGAAGCTTGATGGGGAATTAATGGTGCGCCAACACTGCAGACGTCATTATATCGTGAGAACTGCCTGGCTGTTTGGTTATTACGGTAATAACTTTGTACGGACAATGCTTCGTTTGGCAAAGGAGCAAGAA from Desulfitobacterium dichloroeliminans LMG P-21439 encodes the following:
- the vanW gene encoding glycopeptide resistance accessory protein VanW, coding for MKRKRVTQLFPFLIPVRKTQRKLFFYIKMYFDRNHYAKAKSPEFLPYSIYETKSKLLNENTGFDMKYQENKVFNLRLAAEPVNGLIIRPGETFSFWQVVRYAERNERYKYGLCVVNDELITVPGGGLCHLSNLLFWVFLHVPLTIVERHPHGIKDFPSPDEDEPDSVDATINEGWLDLKVRNNTSLTFQIEISFDESFIYGRIFVDQAEGYSYEVINRDKSFFKKGGKTFERVSVCRQVIDNKSQQVISENLLYTDIFEIGYALPEGTVIEGEEDGYDD
- the vanI gene encoding D-alanine--(R)-lactate ligase VanI; amino-acid sequence: MNRLKIAIIFGGCSEEHSVSVKSAQEVAKNLDLEKYEPYYIGITQNGVWKLCHFPEANWENSCCLPAMLAPDSGVHGLIVLEQGKYKMIPLDMVFPVLHGKFGEDGAIQGLLELSCIPYVGCDIQSSALSMDKSLAYIVAGNARIATPNFWTFTENEDMDPDRFIYPVFVKPARSGSSFGVTKVCREEELLSAVEIARQYDSKVLIEEAVVGSEVGCAIFGDDPDLTAGEVDQISLSHGFFRIHQESEPENGSENSTIIVPADISTEMRLHIQETAKAIYRALGCRGLARVDMFLKEDGEVILNEVNTLPGMTSYSRFPRMMAAAGLTFAEVIDRIVALTLEGKRR
- the vanX gene encoding D-Ala-D-Ala dipeptidase VanX, whose protein sequence is MNNGFAYVDEFVSGIRWDAKYATWDNFTGKPVDGYEANRIVGTRALCAALKIARKNAASLGFGLLLWDGYRPQCAVDSFLRWSKQPEDGRMKRKHYPNIHRAEIVEKGYVAAKSGHSRGSTIDLTLYHLADGSLVPMGGDFDLMDSVSHHGAKGVTEVETRNRQFLCSIMETGGFVPYDCEWWHYTLKHEPYPNTYFDFPIT
- a CDS encoding MFS transporter, which codes for MDGEIGDNIMENKLVNLKTTIMLGSFAFGIMSFLLPIYAKSIGSDAISIGGLFSIFSLVTLLLRPIIGKAIDRYGGKNFLVLAFVFYAISMVLFSYSNSIFLLYISRLIQAIGSSLMWIPAYTIAMDMADNKKRGNAIGQVDGASAKGALYGAIIGFVFLTYLGFVSGWSTIFKVYAVLAIVAGYIAFKHLPETKIVKQEDISLTINKFNSNFYKLLSIVFFSSISISMLTPLLMIYLQDKFTTDIQTLAFAFIPAALVYSFLPSKLGAISDKFGRITPMAIGLIGSGIVSLGFTHFSSLKILIVLWVLEAIGITMASPAQEALVADIVGENIRGSAYGWYLFIASLGASVGPLLGGFLYDYFGHSIPFYLNGIILLLDAFLVIVLFKNLKRPAKN
- a CDS encoding helix-turn-helix domain-containing protein, with protein sequence MEQIAREIGNNLKRYRLLRGYTQEKLAEEILVSVGYISQLENGLKTPSVQMIAKISEVLGLTGALMLSDNNEIDGELKELVQILMSKDPEDVRFIKNFALLYFAR
- a CDS encoding GGDEF domain-containing protein, giving the protein MAGNKLPENSNDDQNLFFIFNRDSFILIVNIISIGLMFGSVLNLVGYFFWEDTLASVLILSGILLLLGCFLQMLIRFKVRDKITGTSLIVISTLIIPLFSLKYIEIGSLTVWAIPFILIIISLVFVTPTMLFWVGLSALLTQIVVWIFAPSAPVVLVDDSDYILRIGFLMIALVAAYYINRLFVKKLRENAYYTKRIQELAYHDYLTDLPNRLLFNDRLYQAILSAKRTEQNLAVIFLDLDDFKRVNDAMGHEQGDVLLKEVARRLTETLREEDTVSRYGGDEFLVLAQNISTEAIEELPRRIIESMERPFNLEEHSVFITASLGVSVYPIHGETVNQLIKSADLAMYQAKEKGKNQYVLCSPE
- a CDS encoding (4Fe-4S)-binding protein, whose product is MEKDKVMPGADRGNNYRVYRTDDLIVYWDARQCSHAGKCWKNLPQVFRPKERPWVSLTSATPEEVIATVDKCPTDALKYELPEGSKVNPEIAQGMGSIAYKKDETTSIKIKATHSGPLRVEGSVQVFDADGEFIKQSHRIILCGCGRSGNRPFCDGSHASQP
- a CDS encoding ABC transporter ATP-binding protein, which translates into the protein MIKFENVSKKYVDGTEAVKSLSFEINDGELLVLIGPSGCGKTTTMKMINRLISHTEGRITIDGKDIDTIDPVPLRRNIGYVIQQAGLFPHYTIEDNIALIPKLKKWNESDIKERVDYLMEVVGLDPAVFAKRYPRELSGGQQQRVGVARALAANPDIILMDEPFGALDPITREQLQDELVRIQSEMHKTIVFVTHDMDEALKLGDRIAVMRDGELLQLDTPDQLLNNPSHGFVEEFIGKQRIYQNPDYISVTDIMRENPAIVLPSRTPTVAITFMRQRKTDTLIVCDEKGKLLGIIPSYDLHAKKESIRTLAEIVRPIETILESTATAKDALQMINKATYGVIPVVNEMRKVIGVVTRGSLLGVFANQWSGEGGDSDEK
- a CDS encoding ABC transporter permease: MRNESLWTQIIIQLEMRWPDLIQSLVQHIQLVLFSMLIAIAIGIPLGILITRVKSLEGPVLGGAGILQTIPSLALLGFMIPLFGIGIKTAVAALFLYSLLPIIRNTYTGIKDVDKPTIEAAKGMGMTDFQILFKVQLPLALSVMMAGIRTATVINVGTATLAAFIGAGGLGDFIFLGISRNLDALVLIGAFPAALLALLLDWLLGKLEKATTPRGLKV
- a CDS encoding glycine betaine ABC transporter substrate-binding protein, translating into MKKKILILGLVAALTLALFGCAKDEAKSGGTIAVGSKNFTENIIIAHMMADLVEAHTDLKVDKKVNLGGSNVAWTALESNDIQMYPDYTGTIVANYYQEETGKSEETLAKTKELTAGDKLKALEPIGFNNTYTLAVTQETAAKYNLNTYSDLAKVANDLIMGCEFEFIDRPDGYPGLQKVYNLNFKEVKGMDHGIMFRALNEDEVDVIDAYTTDGQIKVFDLKVLQDDKEFFPPYDILPLVRQDTLDKYPEIEGILNKLAGKIDEKTMQELNALVDDQGMKEEVVAHDFLVKAGLIEK
- a CDS encoding glycosyltransferase produces the protein MDLSIVIVNWNSAELLLKCLISMEKWLDDLTYEVFVVDNCSNETDIAMLRNEIQPRFPRVNISYNTTNIGFGRANNQILHCCSGKYTLFLNPDTCFISTGMRELLTTFEEDGIGLVSCKLLKGDHTVQLSCFHFPHLWRIVANSLLLSKLLPVTRRRMFSYGIADQTKSLRPDWVLGAFMVLPTTVIRRVGGFDPAIFMYGEDMELCYQVRKIGLEVCYVPDFAVIHYGGCSWRKAWSEARKEAKVHKAILYFYHKHRSRGLGAAVRVVFALGALIRIIIYAFRSIIPRDLKQSSKEIKTQWLILLAQFRSEF